Proteins encoded by one window of Silvibacterium dinghuense:
- a CDS encoding ABC transporter permease → MTAQKPALPWGTAARIAWRELRASRAKFLFVLLSVAVGVASLTGVRGFSQSFQKALLGDARGIMAADLSARMFRLPTQRESQDLDALASKGVERTEVTETVSMASVHGDPVPLLVSLKAVDPSAYPFYGTVVLSPSQPLRDALHDDTALVDDNLLVRLHAKVGDELKIGTRYLRIAAVIVREPDRMSAGVGLGPRVMITRHAMEQSGLLGEGTRATERYLFKLPGKGESIATLRPQLEHILPDAQISDFRETSPEITNGLDRATGLLSLICLVAMVLGAIGVAMAMRAHLQQRMEILAIMKAIGAQSSDILRIYLLQTVFLGLAGGLLGVILGFAVEMALPTLFGALLPLRPPLALAVRPVGAALATGVFTTLLFCLPPLLDVRHVRPIAVLRRQVEESQGGRRGWFLRDRWLQWAAILVILAGLAGIAGALSDSWQNGAWFASSLFAVLITILLAASMLLRLLRVFLNRTRLHLPSALRHGLANLYRPGNQSAAVLAALGTGVMLIFAVFLMQRSVVREMHSAAAPDTPNVFLVDIARDEVDGVRALVERQPGTQGRLETIPVISSRIVSIDGVDVEQLRVKNYPKRLLRSAAITWASAEPRGTKITEGQWWTSDAQPSLAVVDGVARRLQLHPGSKVIFSTDDREIATTVAAIYKVDGEHAFARSEFILAPGLLKDVPATWYGAVHIAPEQIPVLERSLFAAYPTVTVVNLADILATIQGVVDHITMVIRFLAGFSILSGAIILASSVASTRFRRIREVVVLKTLGASRGRIAQVFSVEFVVLGLLAGLVGALFANLLARILLHRMDVVFRFSWAGSALAMLATAVLAVATGWIASFRILGQKPLEVLREE, encoded by the coding sequence ATGACAGCTCAGAAGCCTGCGCTGCCGTGGGGCACGGCTGCCCGCATTGCGTGGCGTGAGCTGCGCGCTTCGCGTGCGAAATTTCTCTTTGTGCTGCTATCGGTGGCGGTGGGAGTGGCTTCGCTTACCGGCGTGCGCGGCTTCAGCCAGTCCTTCCAGAAAGCTCTGCTGGGCGATGCGCGGGGCATCATGGCAGCCGATCTCTCGGCGAGGATGTTCCGGCTGCCGACGCAGCGGGAATCGCAGGATCTCGATGCACTGGCGAGCAAGGGTGTCGAACGGACCGAGGTGACGGAGACGGTTTCGATGGCCTCGGTGCACGGCGATCCGGTGCCACTGCTGGTCTCGCTGAAAGCGGTCGATCCGAGTGCGTATCCGTTCTATGGCACGGTGGTGCTGAGCCCGTCGCAGCCGCTGCGCGATGCTTTACACGACGACACGGCGCTGGTGGACGATAACCTGCTGGTGCGGCTGCATGCGAAGGTGGGCGATGAGCTGAAAATCGGCACCCGCTACCTGCGCATCGCGGCGGTGATTGTGCGCGAGCCGGACCGGATGTCGGCCGGGGTGGGACTTGGCCCGCGGGTGATGATTACGCGTCACGCGATGGAGCAAAGCGGATTGCTGGGGGAAGGCACTCGCGCGACAGAGCGCTATCTTTTCAAACTGCCGGGTAAGGGCGAGAGCATCGCCACACTGCGTCCGCAGTTAGAGCACATTCTGCCGGATGCGCAGATTTCAGATTTTCGCGAGACCAGCCCGGAGATCACGAATGGACTGGACCGTGCGACCGGCCTGTTGAGCCTGATCTGCCTGGTGGCGATGGTGCTGGGTGCGATCGGTGTTGCGATGGCGATGCGAGCCCATCTGCAACAGCGCATGGAAATCCTGGCGATCATGAAGGCGATCGGTGCGCAGTCGTCGGATATTTTGCGTATCTACCTGTTGCAGACAGTCTTTCTCGGGCTTGCGGGTGGGCTGCTGGGGGTGATCCTCGGGTTTGCGGTCGAAATGGCGCTGCCGACGCTCTTCGGCGCGCTGCTGCCGCTGCGGCCTCCATTGGCATTGGCGGTGCGGCCGGTGGGCGCAGCGCTGGCGACGGGTGTATTCACGACGCTGCTCTTCTGCCTGCCTCCGTTGCTGGATGTGCGGCACGTGCGGCCGATTGCCGTGCTGCGGCGCCAGGTGGAGGAATCGCAGGGCGGCCGGCGCGGCTGGTTTCTGCGCGATCGGTGGCTGCAGTGGGCGGCGATTCTTGTCATTCTTGCGGGGCTGGCTGGCATTGCTGGCGCGCTCTCGGATTCATGGCAGAACGGGGCGTGGTTTGCGAGCAGCTTGTTTGCTGTACTGATTACGATTCTCCTTGCTGCATCGATGCTGCTGCGCCTGCTGCGGGTGTTTCTTAACCGGACGCGTTTGCATCTGCCGTCAGCACTGCGGCATGGGCTCGCGAATCTTTACCGGCCGGGAAACCAGTCGGCAGCGGTATTGGCCGCACTGGGCACGGGCGTGATGCTGATCTTCGCCGTCTTTCTGATGCAGCGCTCGGTCGTGCGGGAGATGCACAGCGCGGCTGCCCCGGATACGCCGAATGTATTTCTGGTCGATATTGCGCGCGATGAAGTAGACGGAGTGCGGGCGCTGGTGGAGAGGCAGCCGGGGACGCAGGGCAGGCTGGAGACGATTCCGGTGATCTCGTCGCGGATCGTGAGCATCGACGGTGTGGACGTGGAGCAGTTGCGGGTGAAGAACTATCCGAAGCGGCTGCTGCGTTCGGCGGCGATTACGTGGGCGAGTGCGGAGCCACGCGGGACAAAAATCACCGAAGGGCAGTGGTGGACGAGCGATGCGCAGCCATCGCTGGCAGTGGTGGACGGCGTAGCGCGGCGGCTGCAATTGCACCCCGGATCGAAAGTGATCTTCTCCACAGATGACAGAGAGATTGCCACGACCGTCGCGGCCATCTACAAGGTAGACGGCGAGCATGCCTTTGCGCGGAGTGAGTTCATTCTTGCTCCAGGGTTGCTGAAGGATGTGCCGGCGACGTGGTATGGCGCAGTGCACATCGCGCCCGAGCAGATTCCTGTGCTCGAGCGGTCGCTGTTTGCGGCGTATCCGACGGTGACAGTGGTGAACCTGGCGGATATCCTCGCGACCATCCAGGGAGTGGTGGATCACATCACGATGGTGATCCGGTTCCTGGCCGGGTTCTCGATCCTTTCCGGCGCGATCATTCTGGCTTCGAGCGTGGCCAGCACGCGCTTCCGCAGGATTCGCGAAGTGGTGGTGTTGAAGACGCTGGGTGCGAGCCGTGGACGGATTGCGCAGGTGTTCAGCGTGGAGTTCGTCGTGTTGGGACTGCTGGCCGGCCTGGTCGGAGCGCTGTTTGCGAATCTCCTGGCGCGGATTCTGCTGCACCGGATGGATGTTGTCTTTCGCTTTTCCTGGGCAGGCAGTGCGCTGGCCATGCTGGCGACGGCGGTACTCGCCGTCGCGACGGGATGGATCGCCAGCTTCCGCATCCTGGGACAGAAACCGCTCGAGGTGCTGCGCGAAGAATAG
- a CDS encoding ABC transporter ATP-binding protein gives MIEVRGLRKSIRNGTRTVEILRGIDLLIPQGQFVAIMGASGSGKSTLLGLLAGLDSPSEGDVLLDGTAIGGLDEDRLAEVRGSKIGFVFQSYQLIPTLTALENVLLPHELNARGDGRAKATQLLTAVGLADRLQHYPVQLSGGEQQRVALARAFMLEPPIVLADEPTGNLDSVNGQHVLELLTGRQRASRTTLVMVTHDPQIAERADRQIHLRDGVVISDVMNVEPLP, from the coding sequence ATGATCGAAGTTCGGGGCTTGAGGAAGTCGATTCGCAATGGCACGCGCACGGTGGAGATTCTGCGTGGGATCGATCTGCTGATTCCGCAGGGGCAGTTTGTGGCGATCATGGGGGCCTCTGGCTCGGGCAAGAGCACGCTGCTGGGGCTGCTGGCGGGGCTCGATTCCCCGAGCGAGGGCGATGTGCTGCTGGACGGCACGGCGATCGGCGGCCTGGATGAAGACCGGCTGGCGGAGGTGCGCGGGAGCAAGATCGGATTTGTCTTCCAGTCGTACCAGCTGATCCCTACACTGACGGCGCTTGAAAATGTGCTGTTGCCGCATGAGCTGAATGCGCGCGGCGACGGACGGGCAAAGGCGACGCAGCTGCTGACGGCAGTGGGGCTTGCGGACCGGCTGCAGCATTATCCGGTCCAGCTTTCGGGCGGTGAGCAGCAGCGCGTGGCGCTGGCGCGGGCCTTCATGCTGGAGCCGCCGATTGTGCTGGCCGATGAGCCTACGGGGAATCTTGACTCGGTGAACGGACAGCATGTGCTGGAGCTGCTGACCGGGCGGCAAAGGGCTTCGCGAACCACGCTGGTGATGGTGACGCACGATCCCCAGATTGCGGAACGTGCAGACCGGCAGATCCATCTGAGGGACGGGGTGGTGATCTCCGATGTGATGAATGTGGAGCCACTGCCATGA
- a CDS encoding arylesterase, with the protein MKLFSFAVLAAVLFLLPASAHAAASDSQPVIACFGDSLTAGHGAAFGHAYPDYLQQLLDARGYRYRVVNKGISGDTTKDGLARVKDVLAAHPAIVVVEFGGNDGLRGLPITATRANLDQIIALLKDAGVKVVLAGITLPPDYGPDYIRDFNQTYALAAKKFNIPLLPFLYAHVYTVPGTIQADGIHATAKGNQLVAENVFGLLRPLLKK; encoded by the coding sequence GTGAAGCTGTTTTCTTTCGCCGTCCTTGCCGCTGTCCTCTTCCTTCTTCCTGCCTCCGCACATGCGGCAGCGTCTGACAGCCAGCCCGTCATCGCCTGCTTCGGAGACAGTCTCACCGCGGGCCATGGCGCCGCATTCGGCCACGCCTACCCAGACTACCTGCAGCAACTCCTCGACGCCCGCGGCTATCGCTATCGCGTCGTCAACAAGGGCATCAGCGGCGATACCACCAAAGACGGTCTTGCCCGCGTAAAAGACGTGCTCGCGGCGCACCCCGCCATCGTCGTCGTCGAGTTCGGCGGCAACGACGGCCTGCGCGGCCTGCCCATCACCGCCACCCGCGCCAATCTCGACCAGATCATCGCGCTACTCAAGGATGCCGGCGTGAAAGTAGTGCTCGCCGGCATTACCCTTCCGCCCGACTACGGCCCGGACTACATCCGCGATTTCAACCAGACCTACGCACTCGCAGCGAAGAAGTTCAACATTCCGCTGCTGCCCTTCCTCTATGCGCACGTCTACACCGTGCCCGGCACCATCCAGGCGGACGGCATCCACGCAACCGCCAAAGGCAATCAGCTCGTCGCCGAAAATGTCTTCGGCCTGCTCCGCCCTCTGCTGAAAAAGTAA
- the truB gene encoding tRNA pseudouridine(55) synthase TruB: protein MNGLFVIDKPGGMTSHDVVARVRRATGEKSIGHLGTLDPMATGVLPLLLGKYTRLAQFYGSHEKSYTGTIRFGFSTDTYDAEGQAASEPVPVAFSMNEVLAAAARFSGEMDQLPPPVSAKKIGGKPAYKIVREGGTPQLKTARVRIDEFAITSFEGDTAAFRMKISAGGYVRSVAHELGQVLGTGAHLASLRRVTSGPFCIEEALPLGEIENWARAGELTTRLPHPRTLLPEIPNVTADAETIGRMRNGMQINLPEFTQVSLVKVFRGQSELAGIAKRIAGTLFQPTVVLL, encoded by the coding sequence GTGAACGGTCTGTTCGTTATCGATAAGCCCGGTGGGATGACTTCGCACGACGTGGTGGCTCGGGTGCGCCGAGCCACTGGCGAAAAGTCCATCGGGCACCTTGGTACCCTCGATCCCATGGCCACCGGTGTGCTGCCGCTTCTGCTCGGCAAATACACGCGGCTGGCACAGTTCTATGGCTCGCATGAGAAGAGCTACACGGGCACCATCCGCTTTGGGTTTTCAACCGATACTTATGATGCCGAGGGGCAGGCTGCCTCTGAGCCTGTGCCTGTGGCCTTCAGTATGAATGAAGTTCTGGCAGCGGCTGCGCGCTTTTCCGGCGAGATGGACCAGCTGCCGCCTCCCGTATCCGCAAAGAAGATTGGCGGCAAGCCTGCGTACAAGATTGTGCGCGAAGGCGGTACGCCGCAACTGAAGACGGCGCGGGTGCGCATCGACGAGTTCGCAATCACCTCGTTCGAGGGCGATACTGCGGCTTTCCGCATGAAGATTTCGGCCGGCGGATATGTGCGCTCGGTCGCGCACGAGCTAGGGCAGGTACTGGGAACGGGCGCGCACCTGGCGAGCCTGCGGCGCGTGACCTCAGGGCCGTTCTGTATCGAGGAGGCGCTGCCGCTTGGGGAGATCGAGAACTGGGCGCGCGCAGGTGAGCTGACGACGCGGCTGCCGCATCCGCGTACCCTGTTGCCGGAGATTCCGAATGTGACGGCAGATGCGGAGACGATCGGACGCATGCGCAATGGCATGCAGATCAATCTGCCGGAGTTTACGCAGGTCTCGCTGGTGAAGGTGTTCCGCGGGCAGAGCGAGCTTGCGGGCATCGCGAAGCGTATTGCGGGAACGCTCTTTCAGCCAACGGTTGTGCTTCTGTAA
- the folE gene encoding GTP cyclohydrolase I FolE has translation MKNNQVATMPTIKTAAKGAAKDLREEIAGQTGLEGISTQDIYRELLRRFDEDPTRDGLIRTPERVEKAMSFLTHGYHQDPTAILRGALFDVDYDEMVIVKDIEMFSLCEHHMLPFFGRVHVAYIPNGKVIGLSKIPRLVEVFARRLQVQERMTRQIAEAIDEAIKPQGVGVVIEARHLCMMMRGVEKQNSSTVTSAMLGVFQKQNTRNEFLSLVRERGQHSF, from the coding sequence ATGAAGAACAACCAGGTGGCGACGATGCCGACCATAAAGACCGCAGCCAAGGGCGCGGCGAAGGATCTGCGGGAGGAAATTGCAGGGCAGACGGGCCTTGAGGGCATCTCGACGCAGGATATTTATCGCGAGCTGCTGCGGCGTTTCGATGAAGATCCGACGCGGGATGGGCTGATCCGTACGCCGGAACGGGTGGAAAAGGCGATGAGCTTTCTCACCCACGGCTATCACCAGGACCCGACGGCGATTCTTCGCGGTGCGCTCTTCGATGTGGACTACGACGAGATGGTGATCGTGAAGGACATCGAGATGTTCTCGCTGTGCGAGCATCACATGCTGCCGTTCTTCGGGCGTGTGCACGTGGCCTATATCCCGAATGGCAAGGTGATCGGGCTGAGCAAGATTCCGCGCCTGGTAGAGGTGTTTGCGCGGCGCCTGCAGGTGCAGGAACGGATGACGCGGCAGATTGCTGAGGCGATCGACGAGGCCATCAAGCCGCAGGGCGTGGGTGTGGTGATCGAGGCGCGACACCTGTGCATGATGATGCGCGGCGTAGAGAAGCAGAATTCGTCCACGGTGACTTCGGCCATGCTCGGGGTTTTCCAGAAGCAGAACACGCGCAACGAATTTCTCTCCCTGGTACGCGAACGCGGACAACACTCTTTCTAA
- a CDS encoding 6-carboxytetrahydropterin synthase, whose amino-acid sequence MRAYFGRRYMLSASHRLHSEQLSAEENRAAYGKCNNPHGHGHNYFIEVIVSGPVDEESGMVCDLVELDACVRREVLDVFDHTNLNLHEDFRELVPTTENFNIVVHRRLTAAFPLSFGSAEIASVRTEETSNNSFEFPVPVAGTVQSFGKGSAA is encoded by the coding sequence ATGAGAGCCTACTTTGGACGCCGCTACATGCTGAGCGCATCGCACCGGCTGCACTCCGAACAATTGAGTGCAGAGGAGAACCGCGCGGCGTACGGCAAGTGCAACAATCCGCATGGTCACGGGCACAACTACTTCATTGAGGTCATTGTGAGCGGCCCGGTGGATGAAGAGTCCGGCATGGTGTGCGACCTGGTGGAACTCGATGCGTGCGTGCGGAGGGAAGTGCTGGATGTGTTCGATCACACGAATCTGAACCTGCATGAGGACTTTCGCGAGCTGGTGCCGACGACGGAGAACTTCAACATCGTGGTGCATCGCAGGCTGACGGCGGCATTTCCGCTCAGCTTCGGGTCAGCAGAAATTGCATCGGTTCGCACCGAGGAAACCTCCAATAATTCATTCGAGTTTCCGGTGCCAGTGGCGGGAACGGTGCAGAGCTTTGGAAAGGGAAGTGCGGCATGA
- a CDS encoding 6-pyruvoyl trahydropterin synthase family protein, translated as MILLTRKAEFSAAHYYWNPAWSEEENLRRFGKCANRNGHGHNYTLEVTVAGEIDPATGFVVDLKQLKEVLEREVVSVYDHRHLNLEVPEFATAVPTTENIAIAVWKRLEGKIPGARLYRVRVYELPELFADYYGE; from the coding sequence ATGATTCTGTTAACGCGCAAAGCCGAATTTTCTGCCGCACATTATTACTGGAACCCTGCCTGGAGCGAAGAGGAGAACCTGCGCCGCTTCGGCAAGTGCGCCAATCGTAATGGCCATGGGCACAATTACACGCTCGAGGTGACGGTGGCAGGTGAGATCGATCCTGCGACCGGATTTGTCGTCGATCTCAAGCAACTCAAAGAGGTATTGGAGCGCGAGGTGGTGAGTGTTTATGACCATCGCCATCTCAATCTCGAGGTGCCGGAATTTGCGACGGCAGTGCCGACGACGGAAAACATTGCGATTGCGGTCTGGAAGCGGTTGGAAGGTAAGATTCCCGGGGCGCGGCTGTATCGCGTGCGCGTATACGAGCTCCCCGAGCTGTTCGCGGACTATTACGGAGAGTAG
- a CDS encoding glycosyltransferase: protein MYEPSAEASLRLSVIIPARNEEDCLGDCLRSLVEQSEETWLLGRDWEVLVVDDGSTDHTAEMARSFAGVTVLTAPALEKGWTGKANAVWAGAKAARGGWLLFTDADTIHEPGHLSRSIVEAERHEVTMLSYSPRQVVTGLAQKALMPLVFSELALAYPPAKVSDPASHAAAANGQFLLVRRDVYFAYGGHEAVKEAVLEDVELARIWKRRKLGLRFRYAPDAVATRMYRSFGAMYEGWTKNLALLFGNSLALAAWRVLDFLLLFGLPVLAVALYEHGLPLWYMAVLGLLWVRNLWRFYRRVAKSNFPFMDCLVTPLALPLFAALLYRSWFHHTVTKRVSWKGREYASSNR, encoded by the coding sequence GTGTACGAGCCCTCCGCTGAAGCCTCTCTCCGACTTTCCGTCATCATTCCCGCGCGCAACGAAGAAGACTGCCTGGGTGATTGCCTGCGTTCGCTGGTGGAGCAATCCGAGGAGACGTGGCTGCTGGGCCGTGACTGGGAAGTGCTGGTGGTGGACGATGGGTCGACCGACCATACCGCCGAGATGGCCCGCAGCTTTGCTGGCGTGACGGTGCTGACAGCGCCTGCTCTCGAGAAGGGCTGGACGGGCAAGGCGAATGCAGTGTGGGCTGGAGCGAAGGCGGCCCGTGGCGGGTGGTTGCTGTTCACGGATGCGGATACGATCCATGAGCCGGGACACCTGAGCCGGTCGATTGTGGAGGCGGAGCGGCATGAGGTCACGATGCTTTCTTATTCGCCGCGGCAGGTGGTGACGGGGCTGGCGCAGAAGGCATTGATGCCTCTGGTCTTCAGCGAACTGGCGCTGGCATATCCGCCGGCGAAGGTCTCCGATCCGGCGAGTCATGCGGCGGCGGCGAACGGGCAGTTTCTGCTGGTGCGGCGCGATGTGTATTTTGCCTATGGCGGCCACGAGGCGGTGAAAGAGGCCGTGCTTGAGGACGTGGAGCTGGCACGGATCTGGAAGCGGCGCAAACTGGGGCTGCGCTTCCGCTATGCGCCGGATGCAGTCGCTACGCGGATGTATCGCAGCTTCGGCGCGATGTACGAGGGATGGACCAAGAACCTGGCGCTGCTCTTTGGCAATTCGCTGGCGCTTGCGGCGTGGCGGGTGCTGGATTTTCTCTTGCTGTTCGGGCTGCCGGTGCTGGCGGTGGCGCTTTATGAGCATGGGCTTCCGCTCTGGTATATGGCGGTTCTGGGGCTGTTGTGGGTGCGAAATCTGTGGCGCTTTTATCGCCGGGTCGCGAAATCGAATTTTCCGTTTATGGATTGCCTGGTGACACCGCTGGCGTTGCCGCTGTTCGCGGCACTCTTGTATCGCAGCTGGTTTCACCACACCGTCACCAAGCGGGTAAGCTGGAAGGGACGCGAATACGCCAGCAGCAATCGGTGA
- a CDS encoding TlpA family protein disulfide reductase — protein sequence MTIWRRGVSLGVAAILFLLSTFALTGCNRGDHPAQVGELAPDFTIHDEGQTISLDQYRGKIVVLNFWASWCTYCIEEFPSMEQLQKQFPNLVVLAIAFDSDPTDYRQYVQDNHLTNMVIALDRTQKSNLAFGTTRPPESYVIDPSGRIRRKFIGPADWSNPEIQGFLRSL from the coding sequence GTGACCATCTGGAGAAGAGGCGTTTCCCTCGGCGTAGCAGCAATCCTGTTCCTGCTCAGCACCTTCGCGCTGACCGGCTGCAACCGCGGCGACCACCCCGCGCAGGTCGGCGAACTCGCCCCCGACTTCACCATCCATGACGAAGGCCAGACGATCAGCCTCGATCAATATCGCGGCAAAATCGTCGTGCTCAATTTCTGGGCTTCCTGGTGCACCTACTGCATCGAGGAGTTCCCCTCCATGGAGCAGCTCCAGAAGCAATTCCCCAATCTCGTCGTGCTGGCCATCGCCTTCGACTCCGACCCCACCGACTACCGTCAGTACGTCCAGGACAACCACCTCACCAACATGGTCATCGCCCTCGACCGGACCCAGAAGTCGAACCTCGCTTTCGGCACCACCCGGCCGCCGGAGAGCTATGTCATCGACCCCAGCGGCCGCATCCGCCGCAAGTTCATCGGTCCCGCCGATTGGAGCAATCCCGAGATTCAGGGTTTTCTGCGCAGTCTATAG
- a CDS encoding secretin N-terminal domain-containing protein, giving the protein MSLLAILGTTGTARADSAKKLFKAGQAAEARQDLETAYSDYTQALEKSPGDLAYKLAVARLRTQAAGVHIRKGESLVASGQPVQALVEFFRAREMDPANDLAAQDITKTEELLRKRDQKAEAPPVNEEDSDEAAPPTHLDPLPPTPMTLHATQDPATLYRTIGKIANLNVLVDPDLQPKSVTLDLKDVSPAEALRVLAQVSGTFYKPVTHNTIYVAADNRTKRKLLDTEAVRTFYLQNVSQQSDLNDVQTTLRNLMQGARLYAVQGQNAIVMRGTPDELLLAKNIIADIDRPKPEVLVDVYVMEVSRTKEHDLGLSPPTSLSVSSNSSTTLNAIGRNSSYSYSIGEAQAELLLSDSTTRLLQNPTVRALDGQKATLNIGEKYPYSTGSYTTATSSSSSAVETQFQYIDVGVKVEMTPTIHQNRDVTLKMAVEVSSVSGTETIDDVSEPIIAQQKAEETVRLKDGEPSVLAGLVEREVTGSVSGWPGAGEVPLLKYLFSTQDKTNTDEEIVFMLVPHIVRAAQNNDATSPEIDSGAGDTIQIQRIARAKMAEQTAKPATDAQPPQPAKGDQPAHP; this is encoded by the coding sequence GTGTCGCTACTCGCAATCCTGGGTACGACAGGAACGGCCAGGGCCGATTCAGCGAAGAAGTTATTTAAGGCAGGGCAGGCCGCGGAAGCGCGTCAGGATCTGGAGACGGCATACAGCGACTACACGCAGGCCCTCGAGAAGTCTCCCGGAGACCTGGCATACAAGCTTGCGGTCGCTCGTCTGCGGACGCAGGCGGCAGGAGTGCATATCAGGAAGGGCGAGAGCCTGGTGGCGAGCGGCCAGCCGGTGCAGGCGCTGGTGGAGTTCTTCCGGGCCAGGGAGATGGACCCGGCCAACGACCTGGCTGCGCAGGATATTACGAAAACGGAAGAGCTGCTGCGGAAACGCGATCAGAAGGCAGAGGCGCCGCCGGTGAATGAGGAAGATTCGGACGAAGCTGCGCCGCCGACGCATCTCGACCCGCTGCCGCCGACGCCGATGACGCTGCATGCAACCCAGGACCCAGCCACGCTGTATCGCACCATCGGCAAGATCGCGAACCTGAATGTGCTGGTGGACCCGGATCTTCAGCCTAAATCGGTAACCCTGGATCTGAAGGACGTATCTCCGGCCGAGGCTCTGCGGGTACTTGCACAGGTTTCCGGGACTTTTTACAAGCCGGTAACCCACAACACGATCTACGTGGCCGCGGACAACCGGACAAAGCGCAAGCTGCTCGACACGGAGGCGGTGCGAACCTTCTACCTGCAGAATGTTTCGCAGCAAAGTGACCTCAATGACGTGCAGACGACGCTTCGCAACCTGATGCAGGGCGCCCGACTGTATGCGGTGCAGGGGCAGAACGCGATCGTGATGCGCGGTACCCCCGATGAGCTTTTGCTGGCGAAGAACATCATTGCCGATATCGACCGGCCCAAGCCGGAAGTCCTGGTGGATGTGTACGTGATGGAAGTGAGCCGCACAAAAGAGCACGACCTTGGGCTCTCCCCGCCAACCTCGCTGTCTGTTTCTTCGAATTCGAGCACGACGCTCAATGCCATCGGACGCAATTCCTCCTATAGCTATTCGATTGGAGAGGCGCAGGCTGAGCTGTTGCTGTCGGATTCGACGACCAGGCTCCTGCAGAATCCGACCGTGCGTGCGCTCGATGGTCAGAAGGCGACCTTGAATATCGGCGAGAAGTACCCGTACTCGACCGGTTCGTATACCACCGCCACGTCGTCCAGCTCGAGCGCGGTGGAGACGCAGTTCCAATACATCGACGTAGGCGTGAAAGTGGAGATGACGCCGACGATTCACCAGAACCGCGATGTGACATTGAAGATGGCAGTCGAGGTTTCTTCCGTATCCGGCACGGAGACCATTGACGACGTATCGGAGCCGATCATTGCGCAGCAGAAGGCCGAGGAGACGGTGCGGCTGAAGGATGGTGAACCGAGCGTTCTGGCCGGACTGGTGGAAAGAGAAGTCACCGGATCGGTGAGCGGATGGCCTGGAGCAGGCGAGGTGCCGCTTCTCAAGTACCTTTTCAGCACCCAGGATAAAACGAACACCGATGAAGAGATCGTTTTTATGCTCGTGCCGCACATTGTGCGAGCGGCGCAAAACAACGATGCCACCAGCCCGGAAATTGACAGCGGAGCGGGAGATACGATTCAGATCCAGCGGATCGCCAGGGCGAAAATGGCGGAGCAAACAGCCAAACCTGCTACGGATGCACAGCCGCCGCAACCGGCCAAGGGAGATCAGCCCGCGCACCCGTAA
- a CDS encoding energy transducer TonB, protein MGNELLTPPDLESPKTRPAEEEAHLLVEADGSMWSSLMANLRDAFSSSKQPPLQLSSQPVEVVDATQTEPVWKTLLGSIQDLLFPKKLPPLELTSKPVAVADRMAVKRDPVSTGIAIVLHLLILLALFYAWRQWKTRPIQKKEVATTVDVKPFIPMTVKMNQSMGGGGGGGAHEVVEASKGHLPKIAKTQTVPPQIIRNDHPKLAVEPTIVMPQQVKLPDNPNMPNIGLPNSPQVALASQGSGSGSGFGSGHGGGIGSGSGGGVGPGQGGGYGGGVMHPGGGVSAPQLVYSVDPEFSDEARRAKYQGICLVSLIVDPQGNPQQIRVIRPLGMGLDEKAIEAVKQYKFKPAYYQGHPVAVQVNIEVNFRIY, encoded by the coding sequence ATGGGCAACGAGCTCTTGACACCTCCGGATCTGGAATCACCCAAAACACGGCCGGCAGAAGAGGAAGCACATCTTCTGGTAGAAGCCGACGGTTCCATGTGGTCGTCGCTGATGGCAAATCTGCGCGACGCCTTTTCGTCTTCCAAGCAGCCTCCGCTGCAGTTGAGTTCTCAGCCAGTTGAAGTTGTCGACGCTACGCAGACCGAACCGGTCTGGAAGACGCTGCTGGGCAGCATTCAGGATCTGTTGTTCCCGAAGAAGCTTCCACCGCTCGAGCTGACCTCGAAGCCTGTCGCGGTGGCCGATCGGATGGCGGTCAAACGCGATCCCGTCTCGACGGGCATCGCCATTGTGCTGCACCTCCTGATTCTGCTGGCCTTGTTCTATGCCTGGAGGCAGTGGAAGACGCGGCCGATCCAGAAGAAAGAAGTGGCCACGACGGTGGACGTCAAGCCGTTCATCCCCATGACGGTAAAGATGAACCAGTCGATGGGCGGCGGCGGCGGTGGCGGTGCGCACGAGGTCGTCGAGGCTTCCAAGGGGCATCTGCCCAAGATTGCGAAGACGCAGACCGTTCCACCGCAGATCATCCGGAATGACCACCCCAAGCTGGCGGTGGAGCCCACGATCGTCATGCCGCAGCAGGTGAAGCTGCCGGATAATCCCAACATGCCGAACATCGGCCTGCCCAACTCCCCGCAGGTGGCGCTGGCCTCGCAGGGCTCCGGTTCCGGTTCTGGCTTCGGTAGCGGACACGGCGGCGGTATCGGCTCCGGTTCCGGCGGTGGTGTGGGACCTGGCCAGGGTGGCGGTTATGGCGGTGGCGTGATGCACCCCGGCGGCGGCGTTTCTGCTCCGCAGCTGGTGTACTCGGTTGATCCTGAGTTTTCGGATGAGGCGCGGCGTGCCAAGTACCAGGGCATCTGCCTTGTTTCCCTCATCGTCGATCCGCAGGGAAACCCTCAGCAGATTCGTGTAATCCGGCCGCTGGGCATGGGACTGGACGAAAAAGCCATCGAAGCGGTGAAGCAGTACAAGTTCAAACCCGCGTATTACCAGGGACACCCGGTGGCAGTGCAGGTCAATATCGAGGTGAACTTCCGAATTTACTAA